One Pieris napi chromosome 24, ilPieNapi1.2, whole genome shotgun sequence DNA window includes the following coding sequences:
- the LOC125061714 gene encoding uncharacterized protein LOC125061714 isoform X3 encodes MTSESDVLKTNEFLRRRKLRLQQVREQSKDIAKKIRQRAKVEKLRQTINLDAKKEKEYFDLQEKFVGRLEQLYSQSVENVGSSHRNAAEALEQDKQTNQDISKVRGKEAVAELRKRKQDKLDEQKKILDRKLQARETANELFRDKHATVAKILKSKSSDNIQKQLEEPIVNEINNNPVEKDKAERDISKNDMATQWETDELLNEWGSSVPSLSIPKDDRDSRKHLENEKSEHKRLNLFALSDEMPSSLRGGNSNMSNKACQQQSSVTIVSEYLQNRNLRLREEKPVSTKKSDDLQSIKQTILRSRASKIDVSGRNTNTSKTNSALNKKPSVTMYNHSTRDTRESYNNEATIVREQNTSDDAYLNALKETSILNEVKTQDLEKKREIIRNKVAATRENVDKEYKDTLSFLNSLSKEKPSRTNNLSHMGYDRLQIQKDKRQKEMQDEFRKIEKDCTKKTCKHKNGTNRVHSRSPDSFDRPFQYDWMPVPESDFAVHTLPNKNNVKFNDVDTYHEYRSRHKHTPPTKQKTKDKNTLVIEDTSETDSSELTDFNEEQSDGDRIVIYKILDSKRKRDDKKVKAINRIFKSAKLSDKCVKDVEVQDNTKNTESAFTVKHGEALENLNEGIYKVGENGDNIASTYFENNSNVPTEKHDGSKKSVTLQNVENQQVPSTSAKNSTSFRCDHTCPGCKCRHQPLSAPQSSCSFQTAPNDAPEEFVKLIDGQETGKFYIGASGFLKDDNYEVVIQLKKKEIEKKEIEKEETISKTQEAEDVIKDLTKPDPINEEPKTLSKDTEVQSFAVNVRESAAQTSVDQGVEEDVTQELQVKSKNVEDKNVNTTFRDSFAIPDDVPKSDPVRPATSTYTQTSFSSPNSRPVFLHMTSSTSTAYMSPPDFIVPQILRRRVPDVQNERHCSHSSRARRCRHVSSTTETPPNTARNEFADEKKHKVCHTHKHKSVSTLHRESSKSIHGTHSSKTMPKLRITDNKINPVVKKYVNKLLALNKEGKKAIQVINQDCSSVDTPSSSIVNAPYNMEKVPSLDNKISLEQIKIMLEQQIVDDYAKRANKDCRLSDSTHNRSLQKLPKRKQVHKVKSLNISRHLFKNKQTNDSHYQLNVNSKKQSFSSTSDRLTQNNGELTKPKSRNKSSPTEQKHSKSEPTPTENKQPKRHPRLTPCSSTHTKSDDYTLHRHRPSSISTDSEKRVQTAFSHIPPTDSAHTSGIESEINFIKSAENKLQNMDKIADLTEKCMNRLSNLAKVLEEVRKNKSMVYSHISTSDTASDSEPKQKIPDDRQVCNGIEERNDNLGVRYQENAQREYIPLLQDIPKPLTPSTLSLSTISEKSNAPSSTSDQTKHKARPPPALSRINLKTAPDNFVIPHELSTVMEVDSPMSVKLKNQSSRQNLYRESAQEPTVSGDRVPDETQLDQNKLQANSSKTRSKTPSLTSDDTKMEMMDMKIFNDIMLKPFVSLQEYAKQCSVPIEDASNIEDLPKNEQGGGEISSLHSDGSLPDVISELLKRKLISEPFKFDTATASHLTTSVSSESSLSLLALTNMYKAKRRSSKHLANKENLTETSETLSLSSNPDLENAFQKLGMGWASSTLKKTKERLALSSSSNTSSSSYSQLKFKSFNKDSPTLATDSSLSDTNRSKNVGDSAKNAVQQTSVTNSMIVKEFLTNELAKKITFTNQSSRNPDEFVSLYETKMPEEIRDTPEKTREGDQSVASQTNRARTSTPVQIFKSTTYHTTSSSNASNGLFSNAEELSSVKVTSTSIRNHSTSDKDDLTIPNCSLKRKGSDNSKSA; translated from the exons ATGACTTCTGAGAGTGATGttctaaaaacaaatgaatttcTTCGTCGTCGAAAATTGAGACTTCAACAg GTTAGAGAACAATCAAAAGATATTGCAAAGAAAATACGACAACGTGCTAAAGTTGAAAAGTTACGGCAGACGATAAATCTTGATGCCAAGAaagaaaaagaatattttgacTTACAAGAAAAATTTGTGGGAAGATTAGAACAGTTGTATTCACAGAGTGTAGAAAATGTTGGATCTAGTCATAGGAATGCTGCTGAAGCTTTAGAGCAAG ATAAACAAACTAATCAAGATATTTCAAAAGTACGTGGAAAAGAGGCAGTTGCAGAGCTTCGTAAAAGAAAGCAAGATAAGCTAGATGAACAGAAGAAAATTCTTGATAGGAAGTTGCAGGCTAG GGAAACAGCAAATGAACTTTTTAGAGACAAACATGCAACTGTTGCAAAGATACTAAAATCCAAATCAAGTGACAATATACAGAAACAATTAGAGGAACCtattgttaatgaaataaataacaatccAGTGGAAAAGGACAAAGCAGAGAGAGATATATCTAAAAATGATATGGCTACACAATGGGAGACTGATGAGTTACTTAATGAATGGGGCTCCAGTGTTCCATCGCTGTCTATTCCAAAAGATGACAGAGACAGTAGAAAAcatttagaaaatgaaaaatctgAGCATAAAAGATTGAATTTATTTGCATTAAGTGATGAAATGCCATCTAGTCTCCGCGGTGGTAATAGCAATATGTCAAATAAAGCATGCCAACAACAATCTTCAGTTACTATTGTCTCtgaatatttacaaaacagaAACTTACGTTTGAGAGAAGAAAAACCTGTCAGTACCAAGAAATCTGATGATTTGCAGAGTATCAAACAAACAATACTAAGGAGTCGAGCCTCTAAAATTGAtg TTTCAGGCAGGAATACAAATACCTCAAAAACCAATTCggcattaaataaaaagccaTCGGTGACAATGTACAATCACAGCACAAGAGACACACGAGAATCATATAATAATGAAGCAACCATTGTCCGCGAGCAGAACACGAGTGACGATGCATATTTAAATGCTCTAAAGGAAACATCTATTTTAAATGAAGTTAAAACTCAAGATCTTGAAAAGAAGAGAGagattataagaaataaagtgGCTGCGACAAGGGAAAATGTGGATAAAGAATACAAAGATACCCtgtcatttttaaattcattatcaAAGGAAAAACCCTCTAGAACAAAT aaTCTCTCTCACATGGGTTATGACAGACTTCAAATACAAAAGGACAAACGGCAGAAGGAAATGCAAGATGAATTTAGGAAGATTGAAAAGGATTGCACCAAGAAGACATGTAAG CATAAAAATGGAACAAACAGAGTTCACTCAAGATCACCCGATAGCTTTGACCGACCATTTCAATATGACTGGATGCCAGTGCCGGAGAGCGACTTCGCGGTCCACACGctaccgaataaaaataacgtaaaATTCAACGACGTCGACACATACCACGAATACAGATCGCGACACAAGCACACCCCACcgacaaaacaaaaaactaaagacAAAAATACATTGGTGATTGAGGATACGTCTGAAACGGATAGTTCCGAACTGACGGATTTTAACGAAGAACAGTCGGACGGAGATAGGATTGTCATTTATAAGATTCTGGATTCGAAACGCAAAAGGGACGATAAGAAAGTGAAAGCGATTAACAGGATTTTTAAATCTGCCAAATTGAGTGATAAATGTGTGAAGGATGTTGAAGTTCAAGATAATACTAAGAATACGGAGAGCGCGTTTACGGTTAAACATGGAGAAGCTTTGGAGAATCTGAACGAAG GTATCTACAAAGTTGGAGAAAATGG gGATAACATTGCGTCTACCTATTTTGAGAATAACAGCAATGTACCGACAGAGAAACATGACGGGAGTAAGAAGTCTGTTACTTTGCAAAATG tTGAAAATCAACAAGTTCCAAGCACCAGTGCCAAGAACAGTACGTCTTTCAG atgCGACCACACATGTCCCGGTTGCAAATGCCGCCATCAACCATTGTCTGCGCCACAATCCTCTTGCTCCTTTCAAACGGCCCCCAATGACGCACCCGAGGAGTTCGTCAAGCTTATCGATGGACAGGAAACTGGAAAGTTCTATATTGGAGCATCTGGTTTCTTAAAAGACGACAACTACGAAGTTGTAATTCaattaaagaagaaagaaatcGAAAAAAAGGAGATTGAAAAAGAAGAAACGATTTCCAAAACCCAAGAAGCGGAAGATGTTATCAAAGATTTGACAAAACCCGACCCTATTAATGAAGAACCGAAGACCTTGTCAAAAGATACCGAAGTACAATCATTCGCAGTTAATGTGAGGGAAAGTGCAGCACAGACTTCGGTTGACCAAGGTGTTGAAGAGGATGTGACACAAGAGCTACAAGTTAAATCTAAAAATGTGGAAGACAAAAACGTTAATACAACGTTCCGAGATTCCTTTGCAATTCCTGATGATGTCCCAAAAAGTGATCCCGTAAGGCCAGCCACGTCTACCTACACTCAGACATCGTTCAGTTCACCCAATTCTAGACCAGTTTTCTTGCATATGACGTCATCTACGTCCACGGCGTACATGAGTCCCCCCGACTTTATCGTTCCACAAATTTTGAGACGTCGCGTACCTGATGTTCAAAATGAAAGACATTGCTCGCATTCCTCCAGAGCGAGGAGATGTAGACACGTCAGCAGCACGACCGAGACTCCGCCGAATACTGCCCGAAATGAGTTTGCAGATGAAAAGAAACACAAAGTCTgtcacacacacaaacacaaaagCGTCTCAACTTTACACAGAGAGTCTTCGAAGTCTATACATGGAACGCATTCGTCCAAAACTATGCCTAAATTGCGAATCACAGATAACAAAATTAATCCCGTAGTAAAGAAATATGTTAACAAATTGTTAGCCCTCAATAAAGAAGGGAAGAAAGCGATCCAAGTGATCAATCAAGATTGCAGCTCTGTCGATACGCCGAGTAGTTCTATCGTCAATGCTCCTTACAATATGGAAAAGGTCCCCTCCTTAGATAACAAAATCTCTTtagaacaaataaaaataatgctcGAACAACAGATAGTTGACGATTACGCGAAACGCGCGAATAAAGATTGTCGACTCTCCGACTCGACGCACAACAGAAGTTTGCAAAAACTGCCGAAAAGGAAACAAGTGCACAAAGTGAAGTCGCTAAACATATCGaggcatttatttaaaaataaacaaaccaaTGATTCACATTATCAATTAAACGTCAATTCGAAGAAGCAGTCGTTTTCATCGACGTCTGATCGTTTAACGCAGAATAACGGCGAATTGACCAAACCAAAAAGTAGAAACAAAAGTTCACCAACAGAACAGAAGCACAGTAAGAGCGAACCGACGCCTACGGAAAACAAACAGCCTAAACGACACCCGCGCCTGACCCCTTGCTCCTCAACTCACACAAAAAGTGATGATTATACTCTTCATCGACATCGTCCTTCCTCAATTTCCACTGATTCAGAAAAAAGAGTCCAGACCGCATTTTCACACATTCCTCCCACGGACTCCGCTCACACCAGTGGGATCGAAAGcgaaataaactttataaaatctGCTGAAAATAAGCTTCAAAATATGGATAAAATCGCTGACCTCACCGAGAAATGTATGAATCGGTTATCTAACCTGGCCAAGGTGCTCGAAGAAGTGAGAAAAAACAAGTCAATGGTGTACAGTCATATTTCTACCTCAGATACTGCGTCAGACTCGGAGCCCAAACAGAAAATCCCAGATGATCGGCAAGTGTGTAACGGGATCGAGGAAAGAAACGATAATCTCGGTGTCCGTTATCAAGAAAACGCACAACGTGAATATATTCCTCTACTTCAAGACATACCTAAACCACTAACACCTTCCACTTTATCTCTTTCTACAATCAGCGAAAAGTCTAACGCTCCGTCTTCCACGAGTGATCAGACAAAGCACAAAGCGAGGCCTCCGCCCGCACTCTCCAGGATTAATCTAAAGACCGCACCGGATAATTTCGTGATACCTCACGAACTGTCCACGGTTATGGAAGTTGATTCCCCGATGAgcgtcaaattaaaaaatcaatcatCGCGGCAGAACTTGTATCGGGAATCGGCTCAAGAACCAACCGTTAGTGGCGACCGCGTTCCAGACGAAACGCAATTGGACCAGAATAAACTCCAAGCAAATTCATCTAAAACTCGATCGAAAACGCCCTCACTTACCTCTGATGATACAAAGATGGAAATGATggatatgaaaatatttaatgatattatGCTCAAGCCTTTTGTGAGTTTGCAAGAGTATGCAAAACAGTGCAGCGTTCCTATCGAAGACGCTTCTAACATCGAGGATCTGCCCAAGAATGAGCAAGGGGGCGGCGAAATCAGCTCTTTACATTCCGACGGTAGCCTTCCTGATGTAATTTCAGAGTTATTGAAAAGAAAACTCATAAGTGAGCCGTTCAAGTTCGATACGGCGACGGCGTCACACCTCACCACTAGCGTGTCATCGGAGTCTTCTCTATCACTCTTGGCCTTAACTAATATGTACAAAGCAAAGAGAAGATCAAGCAAGCACCTCGCGAACAAAGAGAATCTCACGGAGACTTCGGAAACGTTGAGTTTATCGTCAAATCCAGATTTGGAAAATGCCTTTCAGAAACTCGGTATGGGGTGGGCTTCTTCTACTTTAAAGAAAACGAAAGAGAGGTTGGCCTTGTCGTCTTCTTCGAACACGTCCAGTTCGAGCTATAGCCAGTTGAAATTTAAAAGCTTCAATAAGGATTCTCCTACTTTAGCCACGGATTCCTCGCTGTCCGACACAAATAGGTCTAAAAATGTCGGTGACAGTGCAAAAAATGCCGTACAGCAAACCTCCGTCACCAATTCAATGATTGTCAAAGAGTTTCTCACGAATGAACttgctaaaaaaattacttttacaaatcaATCGAGTAGAAATCCTGACGAATTTGTGTCCTTGTATGAAACGAAGATGCCAGAGGAAATTAGGGACACACCAGAAAAAACTAGGGAGGGTGATCAGTCTGTCGCGAGCCAAACGAATAGAGCGAGGACTTCCACCCCAGTGCAAATTTTCAAGTCTACCACTTATCACACAACATCCAGTTCTAACGCTTCCAACGGATTATTCAGCAATGCTGAAGAACTGTCTTCGGTGAAAGTGACCTCTACCTCCATACGAAATCATTCCACGTCTGATAAAGATGATTTAACCATTCCAAATTGCAGCCTCAAAAGAAAAGGCTCTGATAATAGCAAAAGCGCGTGa
- the LOC125061714 gene encoding uncharacterized protein LOC125061714 isoform X2 — translation MTSESDVLKTNEFLRRRKLRLQQVREQSKDIAKKIRQRAKVEKLRQTINLDAKKEKEYFDLQEKFVGRLEQLYSQSVENVGSSHRNAAEALEQDKQTNQDISKVRGKEAVAELRKRKQDKLDEQKKILDRKLQARETANELFRDKHATVAKILKSKSSDNIQKQLEEPIVNEINNNPVEKDKAERDISKNDMATQWETDELLNEWGSSVPSLSIPKDDRDSRKHLENEKSEHKRLNLFALSDEMPSSLRGGNSNMSNKACQQQSSVTIVSEYLQNRNLRLREEKPVSTKKSDDLQSIKQTILRSRASKIDGRNTNTSKTNSALNKKPSVTMYNHSTRDTRESYNNEATIVREQNTSDDAYLNALKETSILNEVKTQDLEKKREIIRNKVAATRENVDKEYKDTLSFLNSLSKEKPSRTNNLSHMGYDRLQIQKDKRQKEMQDEFRKIEKDCTKKTCKHKNGTNRVHSRSPDSFDRPFQYDWMPVPESDFAVHTLPNKNNVKFNDVDTYHEYRSRHKHTPPTKQKTKDKNTLVIEDTSETDSSELTDFNEEQSDGDRIVIYKILDSKRKRDDKKVKAINRIFKSAKLSDKCVKDVEVQDNTKNTESAFTVKHGEALENLNEGIYKVGENGTYNVMSCYTSNVEMWKTCTERKSWWDNIASTYFENNSNVPTEKHDGSKKSVTLQNVENQQVPSTSAKNSTSFRCDHTCPGCKCRHQPLSAPQSSCSFQTAPNDAPEEFVKLIDGQETGKFYIGASGFLKDDNYEVVIQLKKKEIEKKEIEKEETISKTQEAEDVIKDLTKPDPINEEPKTLSKDTEVQSFAVNVRESAAQTSVDQGVEEDVTQELQVKSKNVEDKNVNTTFRDSFAIPDDVPKSDPVRPATSTYTQTSFSSPNSRPVFLHMTSSTSTAYMSPPDFIVPQILRRRVPDVQNERHCSHSSRARRCRHVSSTTETPPNTARNEFADEKKHKVCHTHKHKSVSTLHRESSKSIHGTHSSKTMPKLRITDNKINPVVKKYVNKLLALNKEGKKAIQVINQDCSSVDTPSSSIVNAPYNMEKVPSLDNKISLEQIKIMLEQQIVDDYAKRANKDCRLSDSTHNRSLQKLPKRKQVHKVKSLNISRHLFKNKQTNDSHYQLNVNSKKQSFSSTSDRLTQNNGELTKPKSRNKSSPTEQKHSKSEPTPTENKQPKRHPRLTPCSSTHTKSDDYTLHRHRPSSISTDSEKRVQTAFSHIPPTDSAHTSGIESEINFIKSAENKLQNMDKIADLTEKCMNRLSNLAKVLEEVRKNKSMVYSHISTSDTASDSEPKQKIPDDRQVCNGIEERNDNLGVRYQENAQREYIPLLQDIPKPLTPSTLSLSTISEKSNAPSSTSDQTKHKARPPPALSRINLKTAPDNFVIPHELSTVMEVDSPMSVKLKNQSSRQNLYRESAQEPTVSGDRVPDETQLDQNKLQANSSKTRSKTPSLTSDDTKMEMMDMKIFNDIMLKPFVSLQEYAKQCSVPIEDASNIEDLPKNEQGGGEISSLHSDGSLPDVISELLKRKLISEPFKFDTATASHLTTSVSSESSLSLLALTNMYKAKRRSSKHLANKENLTETSETLSLSSNPDLENAFQKLGMGWASSTLKKTKERLALSSSSNTSSSSYSQLKFKSFNKDSPTLATDSSLSDTNRSKNVGDSAKNAVQQTSVTNSMIVKEFLTNELAKKITFTNQSSRNPDEFVSLYETKMPEEIRDTPEKTREGDQSVASQTNRARTSTPVQIFKSTTYHTTSSSNASNGLFSNAEELSSVKVTSTSIRNHSTSDKDDLTIPNCSLKRKGSDNSKSA, via the exons ATGACTTCTGAGAGTGATGttctaaaaacaaatgaatttcTTCGTCGTCGAAAATTGAGACTTCAACAg GTTAGAGAACAATCAAAAGATATTGCAAAGAAAATACGACAACGTGCTAAAGTTGAAAAGTTACGGCAGACGATAAATCTTGATGCCAAGAaagaaaaagaatattttgacTTACAAGAAAAATTTGTGGGAAGATTAGAACAGTTGTATTCACAGAGTGTAGAAAATGTTGGATCTAGTCATAGGAATGCTGCTGAAGCTTTAGAGCAAG ATAAACAAACTAATCAAGATATTTCAAAAGTACGTGGAAAAGAGGCAGTTGCAGAGCTTCGTAAAAGAAAGCAAGATAAGCTAGATGAACAGAAGAAAATTCTTGATAGGAAGTTGCAGGCTAG GGAAACAGCAAATGAACTTTTTAGAGACAAACATGCAACTGTTGCAAAGATACTAAAATCCAAATCAAGTGACAATATACAGAAACAATTAGAGGAACCtattgttaatgaaataaataacaatccAGTGGAAAAGGACAAAGCAGAGAGAGATATATCTAAAAATGATATGGCTACACAATGGGAGACTGATGAGTTACTTAATGAATGGGGCTCCAGTGTTCCATCGCTGTCTATTCCAAAAGATGACAGAGACAGTAGAAAAcatttagaaaatgaaaaatctgAGCATAAAAGATTGAATTTATTTGCATTAAGTGATGAAATGCCATCTAGTCTCCGCGGTGGTAATAGCAATATGTCAAATAAAGCATGCCAACAACAATCTTCAGTTACTATTGTCTCtgaatatttacaaaacagaAACTTACGTTTGAGAGAAGAAAAACCTGTCAGTACCAAGAAATCTGATGATTTGCAGAGTATCAAACAAACAATACTAAGGAGTCGAGCCTCTAAAATTGAtg GCAGGAATACAAATACCTCAAAAACCAATTCggcattaaataaaaagccaTCGGTGACAATGTACAATCACAGCACAAGAGACACACGAGAATCATATAATAATGAAGCAACCATTGTCCGCGAGCAGAACACGAGTGACGATGCATATTTAAATGCTCTAAAGGAAACATCTATTTTAAATGAAGTTAAAACTCAAGATCTTGAAAAGAAGAGAGagattataagaaataaagtgGCTGCGACAAGGGAAAATGTGGATAAAGAATACAAAGATACCCtgtcatttttaaattcattatcaAAGGAAAAACCCTCTAGAACAAAT aaTCTCTCTCACATGGGTTATGACAGACTTCAAATACAAAAGGACAAACGGCAGAAGGAAATGCAAGATGAATTTAGGAAGATTGAAAAGGATTGCACCAAGAAGACATGTAAG CATAAAAATGGAACAAACAGAGTTCACTCAAGATCACCCGATAGCTTTGACCGACCATTTCAATATGACTGGATGCCAGTGCCGGAGAGCGACTTCGCGGTCCACACGctaccgaataaaaataacgtaaaATTCAACGACGTCGACACATACCACGAATACAGATCGCGACACAAGCACACCCCACcgacaaaacaaaaaactaaagacAAAAATACATTGGTGATTGAGGATACGTCTGAAACGGATAGTTCCGAACTGACGGATTTTAACGAAGAACAGTCGGACGGAGATAGGATTGTCATTTATAAGATTCTGGATTCGAAACGCAAAAGGGACGATAAGAAAGTGAAAGCGATTAACAGGATTTTTAAATCTGCCAAATTGAGTGATAAATGTGTGAAGGATGTTGAAGTTCAAGATAATACTAAGAATACGGAGAGCGCGTTTACGGTTAAACATGGAGAAGCTTTGGAGAATCTGAACGAAG GTATCTACAAAGTTGGAGAAAATGG AACCTACAATGTTATGAGTTGTTACACAAGCAATGTCGAGATGTGGAAGACGTGTACAGAAAGAAAGTCTTGGTG gGATAACATTGCGTCTACCTATTTTGAGAATAACAGCAATGTACCGACAGAGAAACATGACGGGAGTAAGAAGTCTGTTACTTTGCAAAATG tTGAAAATCAACAAGTTCCAAGCACCAGTGCCAAGAACAGTACGTCTTTCAG atgCGACCACACATGTCCCGGTTGCAAATGCCGCCATCAACCATTGTCTGCGCCACAATCCTCTTGCTCCTTTCAAACGGCCCCCAATGACGCACCCGAGGAGTTCGTCAAGCTTATCGATGGACAGGAAACTGGAAAGTTCTATATTGGAGCATCTGGTTTCTTAAAAGACGACAACTACGAAGTTGTAATTCaattaaagaagaaagaaatcGAAAAAAAGGAGATTGAAAAAGAAGAAACGATTTCCAAAACCCAAGAAGCGGAAGATGTTATCAAAGATTTGACAAAACCCGACCCTATTAATGAAGAACCGAAGACCTTGTCAAAAGATACCGAAGTACAATCATTCGCAGTTAATGTGAGGGAAAGTGCAGCACAGACTTCGGTTGACCAAGGTGTTGAAGAGGATGTGACACAAGAGCTACAAGTTAAATCTAAAAATGTGGAAGACAAAAACGTTAATACAACGTTCCGAGATTCCTTTGCAATTCCTGATGATGTCCCAAAAAGTGATCCCGTAAGGCCAGCCACGTCTACCTACACTCAGACATCGTTCAGTTCACCCAATTCTAGACCAGTTTTCTTGCATATGACGTCATCTACGTCCACGGCGTACATGAGTCCCCCCGACTTTATCGTTCCACAAATTTTGAGACGTCGCGTACCTGATGTTCAAAATGAAAGACATTGCTCGCATTCCTCCAGAGCGAGGAGATGTAGACACGTCAGCAGCACGACCGAGACTCCGCCGAATACTGCCCGAAATGAGTTTGCAGATGAAAAGAAACACAAAGTCTgtcacacacacaaacacaaaagCGTCTCAACTTTACACAGAGAGTCTTCGAAGTCTATACATGGAACGCATTCGTCCAAAACTATGCCTAAATTGCGAATCACAGATAACAAAATTAATCCCGTAGTAAAGAAATATGTTAACAAATTGTTAGCCCTCAATAAAGAAGGGAAGAAAGCGATCCAAGTGATCAATCAAGATTGCAGCTCTGTCGATACGCCGAGTAGTTCTATCGTCAATGCTCCTTACAATATGGAAAAGGTCCCCTCCTTAGATAACAAAATCTCTTtagaacaaataaaaataatgctcGAACAACAGATAGTTGACGATTACGCGAAACGCGCGAATAAAGATTGTCGACTCTCCGACTCGACGCACAACAGAAGTTTGCAAAAACTGCCGAAAAGGAAACAAGTGCACAAAGTGAAGTCGCTAAACATATCGaggcatttatttaaaaataaacaaaccaaTGATTCACATTATCAATTAAACGTCAATTCGAAGAAGCAGTCGTTTTCATCGACGTCTGATCGTTTAACGCAGAATAACGGCGAATTGACCAAACCAAAAAGTAGAAACAAAAGTTCACCAACAGAACAGAAGCACAGTAAGAGCGAACCGACGCCTACGGAAAACAAACAGCCTAAACGACACCCGCGCCTGACCCCTTGCTCCTCAACTCACACAAAAAGTGATGATTATACTCTTCATCGACATCGTCCTTCCTCAATTTCCACTGATTCAGAAAAAAGAGTCCAGACCGCATTTTCACACATTCCTCCCACGGACTCCGCTCACACCAGTGGGATCGAAAGcgaaataaactttataaaatctGCTGAAAATAAGCTTCAAAATATGGATAAAATCGCTGACCTCACCGAGAAATGTATGAATCGGTTATCTAACCTGGCCAAGGTGCTCGAAGAAGTGAGAAAAAACAAGTCAATGGTGTACAGTCATATTTCTACCTCAGATACTGCGTCAGACTCGGAGCCCAAACAGAAAATCCCAGATGATCGGCAAGTGTGTAACGGGATCGAGGAAAGAAACGATAATCTCGGTGTCCGTTATCAAGAAAACGCACAACGTGAATATATTCCTCTACTTCAAGACATACCTAAACCACTAACACCTTCCACTTTATCTCTTTCTACAATCAGCGAAAAGTCTAACGCTCCGTCTTCCACGAGTGATCAGACAAAGCACAAAGCGAGGCCTCCGCCCGCACTCTCCAGGATTAATCTAAAGACCGCACCGGATAATTTCGTGATACCTCACGAACTGTCCACGGTTATGGAAGTTGATTCCCCGATGAgcgtcaaattaaaaaatcaatcatCGCGGCAGAACTTGTATCGGGAATCGGCTCAAGAACCAACCGTTAGTGGCGACCGCGTTCCAGACGAAACGCAATTGGACCAGAATAAACTCCAAGCAAATTCATCTAAAACTCGATCGAAAACGCCCTCACTTACCTCTGATGATACAAAGATGGAAATGATggatatgaaaatatttaatgatattatGCTCAAGCCTTTTGTGAGTTTGCAAGAGTATGCAAAACAGTGCAGCGTTCCTATCGAAGACGCTTCTAACATCGAGGATCTGCCCAAGAATGAGCAAGGGGGCGGCGAAATCAGCTCTTTACATTCCGACGGTAGCCTTCCTGATGTAATTTCAGAGTTATTGAAAAGAAAACTCATAAGTGAGCCGTTCAAGTTCGATACGGCGACGGCGTCACACCTCACCACTAGCGTGTCATCGGAGTCTTCTCTATCACTCTTGGCCTTAACTAATATGTACAAAGCAAAGAGAAGATCAAGCAAGCACCTCGCGAACAAAGAGAATCTCACGGAGACTTCGGAAACGTTGAGTTTATCGTCAAATCCAGATTTGGAAAATGCCTTTCAGAAACTCGGTATGGGGTGGGCTTCTTCTACTTTAAAGAAAACGAAAGAGAGGTTGGCCTTGTCGTCTTCTTCGAACACGTCCAGTTCGAGCTATAGCCAGTTGAAATTTAAAAGCTTCAATAAGGATTCTCCTACTTTAGCCACGGATTCCTCGCTGTCCGACACAAATAGGTCTAAAAATGTCGGTGACAGTGCAAAAAATGCCGTACAGCAAACCTCCGTCACCAATTCAATGATTGTCAAAGAGTTTCTCACGAATGAACttgctaaaaaaattacttttacaaatcaATCGAGTAGAAATCCTGACGAATTTGTGTCCTTGTATGAAACGAAGATGCCAGAGGAAATTAGGGACACACCAGAAAAAACTAGGGAGGGTGATCAGTCTGTCGCGAGCCAAACGAATAGAGCGAGGACTTCCACCCCAGTGCAAATTTTCAAGTCTACCACTTATCACACAACATCCAGTTCTAACGCTTCCAACGGATTATTCAGCAATGCTGAAGAACTGTCTTCGGTGAAAGTGACCTCTACCTCCATACGAAATCATTCCACGTCTGATAAAGATGATTTAACCATTCCAAATTGCAGCCTCAAAAGAAAAGGCTCTGATAATAGCAAAAGCGCGTGa